In Rhodococcus pseudokoreensis, the DNA window TCGCGGCTCCGACGATGTCGTGGCCGCCGGTGTCGGCGGCACGGTCGCGGGGGATCAGGACGGTGCCTGCGACCAGGGCGAGCACCGCGAAGGGCACCGGCATCAGGAACGTCCAGCGCCACCCGGCGCTGGTCAGCAGTCCGCCCAGGACCAGGCCGGACGAATAGCCGCTGGCTCCGAAGACGGAGAAGATCGACAGCGCCCGGTTGCGGGCGGGGCCCTCCTTGAACGTGGTGGTGAGGATCGACATCGCGGTCGGCGCAGTGAACGCGGCGGCGAGTCCCTTCACGAAGCGGCTCGCGATGAGCAGCGTGCCGTTGTCGACGAGTCCGCCGACCAGGGACGCGATCGCGAACACGGTCAGCGCGATCAGGAAGACGCGGCGGCGTCCGAGGAGATCGGCGGTGCGTCCGCCCAGCAGCAGCAGACCACCGAAGCCGAGGACGTATCCGTTGATGATCCATTGCAGCGAGGTGGTCGACAGCCCGAGTTCGGTTCCGATGGAGGGGAGCGCAACACCCACCATCGAGACGTCGAGACCGTCGAGGAACATCACGAGGCACAGCACGGCCAGGACGCCCCAGAGGCGGGGAGTCCAGGCCTGGTCGGTCGGCGGGGCGGTGGTGGCGCCCGACGAGGTGGCGAGGTCCGGGGTGGCGTCGCTGATAGTCACAGGAAGAATGTAGATGCACGTGCAATCAATGCGCAAGCACTAATTTCGTTTGCATTTAATTCGCTTGCACGTTTTTCGTCTGCGCGCTAGGGTGCGGATCATGAGCTCAGAAGCGGACCTGCGCGACACGTGGCGGCTGCTCGCGAGCCGATACAACTCGATTGCGTGCGAGTTGGATCGTGAGATGCAACACGCGCACGGGCTGAGTATGAGTGACTTCGAGGCGCTCGACCGACTGATGGACACCACCTGCGACCGCCCGCGGATGCAGGACCTGGCCGCCGAGATGTATCTCAGCCCCAGCGCCCTGTCCCGGAGTGTGGCCCGGCTGGAGAAGGCGGGCCTGGTCGCCAGGGCGCTGTGCGAGGCGGACCGCCGGGGCGTCTTCGTCGACGTCACCGACGCCGGCCGCGAGGTGCACGCCGACGCCAAGAAGATTCAGCTGGGCGTGCTCGCCGAAAGGCTTGCGGAAACAACCTGATTCGTCACGTCAACGAGGTGGGTGTCGCGTAGTCGTCGGACGGGAACTCGCCGTCGACGACGGCGGTCACCACCGTGTTCTCGAGTGTGATCGCCCCGCCGTGATTGTCCAGGAACGCGGTGTCCGCGGCGTCGCGCCCCGTCGCGATCCGCAGCAGTGCCGACCGCGGGGCCAGTCGGGTGGCGTCGACCACCCGCCACTCGGAATCGACGAACGCCTCGACGACGGCGTGGAAGTCCATCGGATCGCACCCCGGCGCATACACCGCCGCCAGCCGCGCCGGGATGGTGACGGCCCGCAGCAGCGCCACCGTGAGGTGGGCGAAGTCACGGCACACCCCGGCCCCGGACAGCATCGTGTCGACGGCGCTGTCGGTGGATCTGCTCGATCCCGCCTGATACAGC includes these proteins:
- a CDS encoding MarR family winged helix-turn-helix transcriptional regulator, translating into MSSEADLRDTWRLLASRYNSIACELDREMQHAHGLSMSDFEALDRLMDTTCDRPRMQDLAAEMYLSPSALSRSVARLEKAGLVARALCEADRRGVFVDVTDAGREVHADAKKIQLGVLAERLAETT